One segment of Triticum aestivum cultivar Chinese Spring chromosome 2A, IWGSC CS RefSeq v2.1, whole genome shotgun sequence DNA contains the following:
- the LOC123187136 gene encoding putative methyltransferase DDB_G0268948 produces the protein MANLFLKQAKHYAAARPDYPAELFHFIASKTARHDLAWDVGTGSGQAAVSLAKLYKNVVGTDTSAQQLGYARELPNVRYAHTPADLPLDGIHAAVAPPGSVDVVTVAQAFHWLDLPRFYAQVRSLLRPHGVLAAWCYTEPRMGAAVDAVFWRLYDGSQPHWAPNRKMVDDEYRSADFPFDPVDGETHTGPFEFSTERCMNLDDYFTYIKSWSAYQTAKDNGVELLDAETVLDFADAWGGDREEVKTVRYPIFLRIGKVRP, from the exons atGGCGAATCTGTTCCTGAAGCAGGCGAAGCACtacgcggcggcgcggccggactaCCCGGCGGAGCTCTTCCACTTCATCGCGTCCAAGACGGCCCGCCACGACCTCGCGTGGGACGTCGGCACCGGCAGCGGCCAGGCCGCAGTCTCG CTGGCGAAGCTGTACAAGAACGTGGTGGGCACGGACACGAGCGCGCAGCAGCTGGGCTACGCGCGGGAGCTCCCCAACGTGCGCTACGCCCACACCCCGGCGGACCTGCCGCTCGACGGCATCCACGCGGCCGTCGCGCCGCCGGGCTCGGTTGACGTGGTCACCGTGGCGCAGGCCTTCCACTGGCTCGACCTGCCGCGCTTCTACGCGCAGGTCCGCTCCCTCCTGCGCCCGCACGGCGTCCTCGCCGCATGGTGCTACACGGAGCCCCGCATGGGGGCCGCCGTCGACGCCGTCTTCTGGCGCCTCTACGACGGCTCGCAGCCCCACTGGGCGCCCAACCGGAAGATggtcgacgacgagtaccgcagcGCCGACTTCCCCTTCGACCCCGTCGACGGCGAGACCCACACGGGCCCCTTCGAGTTCTCCACGGAGCGATGCATGAACCTCGACGACTACTTCACCTACATCAAGTCCTGGTCCGCGTACCAGACCGCCAAGGACAATGGCGTCGAGCTGCTCGACGCCGAGACTGTGCTGGACTTCGCCGACGCGTGGGGCGGCGACCGCGAGGAGGTCAAGACGGTGAGGTACCCCATCTTCCTCAGGATCGGCAAGGTGAGGCCTTAA